One window from the genome of Schistocerca piceifrons isolate TAMUIC-IGC-003096 chromosome 1, iqSchPice1.1, whole genome shotgun sequence encodes:
- the LOC124781578 gene encoding basic proline-rich protein-like: protein MAQWASRLLLGAAVLCALAAASPRQQRYGQRAQPGPPHKVPPVSAPSTPRLPAAPPPPRAEPPQRHYWPHGVLPFFGMCPPGYSRDARGMCRERW from the exons ATGGCACAGTGGGCGAGCAGGCTGCTGCTCGGTGCTGCTGTACTGTGCGCCCTGGCCGCCGCCTCGCCACGCCAGCAGCGCTACGGGCAGCGGGCGCAGCCCGGGCCTCCACACAAG GTCCCGCCCGTCAGTGCCCCGTCGACGCCCAGGCTGCCAGCAGCGCCTCCTCCGCCGCGAGCAGAGCCGCCACAGCGCCACTACTGGCCACACGGCGTGCTGCCCTTTTTCGGGATGTGCCCGCCGGGGTACTCGCGGGACGCACGGGGAATGTGCCGCGAACGCTGGTAG